TATGAGGGATCATaaaattgcttgtttttttagTACTCTCATGAATAAGCTATTTAACATGACACATTTACATATAGTACACAAGACAAAATAACTGAATTTCAATCTCAACAACCTAAATATTTTTTGGCATGCTAATGGAAATTACGATGGTAATGTAGGCTATTTGGTCTTTGCGGACTTTATCTGCTAtgcatgctgctgctgctgcttcagggcaagtatggacttgctactgctaatagatacacagacatgctgctgtgagcatgtaaagCTGCGTCTCCACAGCAGGAACTTtgcccaggaactagggaccttggggtggtactctgtgtgtttcaaccacaggaaccagggtctaaatgaagttctgggtaaaaattTTCCCCTCAGGaagtccctgctcacgaggtagtactttttcaaagttcaggaactttcgggggtgagACTTGGGGCGcagaacatgctgattggttgagttcatgcagcattttgattggttgactccacgcagcagtttatttcaaccacaatttttaaaagtctgttgtggtgcgtgcagtaagagttgtttgctatttgaatcaacaatggagtttaagaAATATGACCGATGGACCGAcaatgaggttcaggctttattaagcttatatgcggaggacaaaatccagcgggaactggaaagtgaCGCGGAGTCCTACATCAACAGACTAATTTGCCTAATATTCATGGTACTTTAGACTGtgatggaaacgcagacagcaacaggtctggggggaaaAGCTCcagggaaaaaagttcctgagacaaattgttccgggtaatttaGGTGGCTTTAGATATGCGGCTGCTGCTGCATGAATAGGCATACATAAATCCCAGgtgacaggtggagctgggggaggtggaggattTCTATTAGTGTGCTGCAGGATCAGCTTACTGTGAACACTTAacctatttaaatgttgagcaagcaagcTCACTGGCGGCAgaatcagcagaggccaatcagcttgggGTTGTGCTGTAAGTTATGTGATTGCTAGCAGATTGCTAGTacaggacctatcagcctgtgccatctagagtttcatgactgaactagatatttacacaaatgacccagttcaaaagtttacatacgcTTGATTCTAAATActgtgtcattacctggatgatcaataactgtttttatgttttgtgaatcccttgtttgtcctgaggaCATCTGAGGATTTTGGACATTCAGAAGAGTGAGTGCTGATATGTTTGTCTCTGTAGAGGGTGaacatgatttcaccaagtatgttcctggatcaacatctttgccTTGGCTCCCTTGGCTCCACCAGATACCATCATCCTTGCGGCTCCACCGAGCTCCCTCATCCCTCTGGCTCCGCCTTGGTCAGACATGATTCTGCCTGCGCCACGGACTTACAAGCCATCCACTGCCCTCCGTCTCTTTCAGCTCCGTCTGACTCTGACTTCCCTAAGGCTGCGCCTCAGTCCTCAGGCaccctggctccaccttggATGATAACTATAGTAACCATGGATCTCAGAagcatacaaaaatacataggcTATAGGTCCATATGTATGCACAATGAAATTAAACGATCACAATCTCGTTTCAAACACACACGCAATCTTATTCCTGAAGCGGTCATATAGCTGTATGTGTGTAAAAGCTTCACTACACAGTATTTCTATTTCTGTGTTCCAAACATCAAATAATATTGACGAAAGTATTGGAATAAAAGTTTATAGCCCAGATATAACTCTGATGTTGCGGCAGCgatcaaaatgagtaaatggcatttgaaatgttacgcttcaaataaagattgcatCTATTACATTGTtgtgccagtaggtggcgaccagtcactgttaaaatgtatttgatgtaTAGCACTGAATCATCCAAGATATTCATACAAAAACTCCGGACGAAACAAGTTTTCATTTAGTAACTTCAAAcgattttttttacataatgaattcatttaaattaataaatatttttaatagactTACTTATAACATTAAATAGAAATTTTTGTCAGAACCTCAAGAAAATTAGgctacatgttattttgtttagttgtctcaAGCTTTGTTTTCAGAATGAGCgagaataaacaaaaattaagctTAAAAGAATACATAATGTATCTGGCATCCAACTTCATTTTAGTAGCGtttctaatattaaaatgtacaatctTACAGACTAGTCTTTATGTACATTAACAAGGATATGGGACAATTatgcattataataataatgcattgtAATTCAGGattctgaaatgttttcttattttaaagatGTGGCGCTTATCACCCATTGTGCTAAGTTCCGCAAACCACTTTAGATATGCCCCTCTAGCCATAGCCCTTCTTTTGGTACATTCCGCGGTCCATGATAGTAACCGTTCTTTTTTTACGCATGTTTCTATGCTTTTGGTCTCACTGGCGTTCCGTACTGGATGTCTCATGGTAGTGTTGACGTTTGTTGTGACGTCAGACGTCTCGTTGACGGTCAAAATGAAGGCGCACACGTGCTAGCTTATAGCTGAACATATGACAAtgcatgaaaataataataatcccaGCGCAACATTTATTTGTTCCTTTCCTGACTGTCAAGCGTCATATAACAAAGAATGGAAACTAGAAGCGCATCTCTGCAAACACACAGGGGAGGTAAGTTATGCGCAGGGCCAACATGTGAGTAAAGATTGCGTGAATAAATCCTATGTAAATAAAACGGAAGCGTCCTGAGGTACAAAGCGTTTGCGCGTGTGAAAGCTGTTTTAAACTGGATTTATGTCAATTAATTTAAACGGTATGGCATTTGTCAACAGTTCAGACGAAGTCGATTTGTCAACACGACTCTAAGCAGTTTAATGTGAACGATACATTTTCTTTTGCAGAGGCCCTTTAAGTGCGAGTATAACGGCTGCAGCAAATCTTTCTGCACGAAATATCACCTTGCTCGTCACACGCTGACACATACCGGCGACAGACCTTACATGTATGTAAGTTTTATTAAGCCTAAGTTTAACAGGATGGCAAGCTGTCATTTACTCTTGTAATGTATGTTAACAGATGCACGGAGGACGGATGCGAAGAAGGATTCACCACAAACACCAACTTGAAGAAACATATTTCACGTATTCACAGACATGAGACCAAACAGTACatagtaagtaaaaataaacacaaagtaACATGGTATTCTTTAAAGACTAAATAAGATGTCtacaagaaaagaaaatcagTTTTGAATTTGTGTTGTTGGCTTGAAATCACACatcttaaagggatggttcatccaaaaatgaaaattctgtcattgtttactcatcctcaagttattaaaaaaacctgtatgaatttctttcctcTACTGAACAccaaagaagacattttgaagaatgtcagtaaccaaacagttgatgggccccattgacttccatagtatttttttttcccatactatggaagtcaatcaACTGTTTGATATTCTTCataatatcatcttttgtgttcagcagagtaaagaaattcatacaggtttggaacaacttgaggacgagtaaatgatagaattttcatttttgggtgaactatccctttaagagtatGTTATATATGTAAATTTGTGTTGTTGTCTAAATAGTTATGTTTTTTTAGTGCACATTTGAAGGATGTGGCAAAGCATTCAAAAAGAATAACCAACTGAAAACCCATGAGTGTTCACACACCCAGCTGCTACCGTTATTGTAAGACCTTTTCCACTGGTTTATCTTATGTCTCCTTGATTTTTGGTCATTAATTGAAGTCTTTCTCAGTAAACTAACATAATATAACACTTGAATTTGAACTAAGTGTGTCTGATTCCTTTCATTTGCTGTTGTGTACATCCTGCAATGTCTCTGATCATCAGGTGCTCACATGAAGGCTGCGGGAGACGTTTTTCACAGCGTGGTCACCTGAAGCGCCATGAGAAGGTACACAAGGGTATGTTCTCTGCTCGTTCTGCTGTTcataaaggaatagttcagtggttaattccaaacctgtgtgacaaCACAAGatgaatttttgaagaatacccTGGTCtctccagaaaaaaaaacattaacctaGTCCACAACTCGTGTGATATTTTAAAGTAAGAGCAAGCTGTTTTTAACTTGAATGTCATTCACTTCCACTTATTTTAGCTCTGCAAAGGCAGTCTGTTTTGCTGtgtgatattgcaaactggacTGGTGTTTGttatattatttgaatttattatagtaataataaacacTGGTTTGTAGCACAAATAGGTTCACtatttactgcactttgtttttcttctagttatttaacTATTGTGGCTAAAGAATTGGAAATCTCGTACATTCACTGGAAATAGCTTATCTCTGCAGTGCAAAATAAAGTGTACAGTGTCCTGTTCCCCAATAGGCAGTAGCTTTGAGATGAACCAATCGAAATTCAGGTTTGGTGCTCTTGTAAAAATGTCAGTATATTTGAATGAAACACAAAGTTAGGGTGCTTTTTGTGGCCCTTTAAGTCATTAGATGTGCATCACCTTATCTTTCATGTGATAAATCCCTTCACACTGTCTTTGTCAAAATGCTAATTTTCAGGCTATTCTTGCACGGCTGAGGGCTGCTCATTTGTGGCAAAGACCTGGACAGAGATGACAAACCACAACAAAGTTCATATAGGTAAGCCTAATAGCCTAACAATAGTTTGTGACCTCATAGAAAGTTACAAAATataacttgtgtgtgtgtgttcagtcagGGTACAGTGTGATCAGTGTAAGAAAACATTCAGGGATAGCTGGTTCCTGAAACAGCATCAACATGTCCACTCTAAAGAGCGCGTGGTGTTCCACTGCCCCAGAGATGGATGTACCCGCTCATACACCACAGCGTTCAACCTGCAAAGCCACATCCTGTCCTTCCATGAAGAGCAGCGCTCCTTCATCTGTACTCATCCTGGCTGTGAAAAGTCCTTTTCCATGAAGGTAACAGTGCTTTCCTATCGTCCGCCTCACTAACTAAAATCCAAGGATTTGTTTAACACAACATATTGCTGATAGAATTGCTAATTATTGATAttatatgcaaataaattaGGTGTCACAACCAGGGCTTAAGGGCACAACATGTAAAGCCCGGAACACGCCAAGCCGATGGTCGGCCATCAGGCAGTTTTTTGTTCGTCGgctgactaagttttctcagtgtgttccgcaccgtcggctgaagttggtcctcgtcggctttttttttttggccaattcgacatgttgaatcggcgtcggaacttgtcggtcagtcgggccatctgatcattctgattggctgttcagctactgccacctgctggtacggaaaggcatttcttcttacgcaggcgcagaacggacgtgctacttggccgtcgggtgtcgagcgtcggtttggtgtgtcagggcaaccttggacccagacgctgcagacgtgagccaaccccacagtctgctttcgtcgccactagttcgtcggcatcagtttggtgtgttccgggcttaagatttttgcattaaaatatccaaaaaccactagcacacaggctacgtttacatgcaacCAAATAATCCGTAATCGGATTGACCGCTCAATCGGACTGAAAAACCTTTGTGTAAACACCTGaattgagactttgtttcagaCTCTCATCCACGGACAACTGGTTTTGGGCACGGGAAAGGGCATTTTTACTGctttattgtttttacagtggTAATTAGGACCTGAAATAAATATCAAGTCCgttatttaatacaaataaaagtagcaATGTAGGAGAATGGATATTATGCACACACAGTGGCAAAACTCTGTATATTCGTACAGTGTGCGCATGTCAAAAGATTAAATCTGATTTAAAGCTTGTGACATAAAAAACGCACATCAACCCAATCACTTTATTTagcattcatgtaaacactgTTTGGATTCATCAAAAaagtgtgcatgtaaacatagctagtgttatatattttgtttgcttgtgcatttgcattatcccaaatgtttccaacaatgtttaaatccagagaaatttgcaattttaaccagtgtaacgTTCCTCCTCAGTGGCGTCATGTCTGCGTTATCCTCGGTTTCCACTTTTACTGCCATAGAAACTATGGCAACACAGTGAGTCTCATAAAAAAAATGCGAAAGTAGTAGTTCTAACGTCTAGCATGCCATTCTGTTGTCGTTTCGCACAGTCGTCATGGACCacaaatatttgttataatttGCAGCAGGTTCTGTCGCCATAGATAACTCCAAGAAGCGTAAATGTATGGGTGAATAAAATGACCCAAGAAGAGTTTTGGACAAGAGGAGAAATAAAATGAGGATCAATACTAACTCTGTTTAACAAGTCAGGTGAATAATTCTATGGCAGTGTAATTAAATACAGTGTGATATACATGAATAGTAAGTCAGCCTTTTTGCAAGTACTTTCAAATGcacttttagtataattgttttGAACTCGTAAAACTGCGCTGTGTTACCCCACCAAATAAAGTGACATGTATGAGTAGTTTTTAGcattaaacattgtttaattCATTAGAAATAAAATCATGGTAATAAAAACTGGTTCTTTGAATGAGTACAGCGTTTTCTTTACTCAAAAAACACAATGTTTGTGATGGCtagtgttttatgtatttgaggagcaGAGAGGTCTTAATCTGGTATATGCCGTGTAGTCATAGCCTATACAGCCTGTGCGTAACACTTCATCTTTTGTAACACAAGATTTTAGCCAAATTTAGCTGACAGGAAAAACGGAGCGCCCACATAGCTACAATAAACTTTGCAACCTGTGAGGTGAGGCCTTTCTAATGACTGACAGAACATTAATCTATGGTGACAAACCTCTGaactccatttgagcttgattttggtaaaatgttaataatatagtgacacatgcaagtgtctgaccATACATAAAGCCACAATATTTTGACAACAtggtgtttaattatttaaaaaaaataatttttccatTTCCTGAATAGTAGCAGTTCTACACTTACTTgcaatttttgcattttcacttaaatgcaATGCTGTAATGGTTGGTGGCATATCCTCAGAAAAACTCCTGAGATCCAAAACTAATGCCAGCGCATTACTACAGTATGGCGACATGTGATGACTTGACAATTGAGCGTGGGCATTTCACTCACGTTGGATGCATCGTCACATTTGCATAGGCTGTGAATTCATGTTTGGTTGACTGCCAAATtcaaatattaaacagaacaataaaaataatgttattaagcagttaaagggttagttcacccaaaaatgacatttcagtcattaattactcaccgtcatgttgttctacacccgtaagaccttcattcatcttcagaacataaattaagatatttttgataaaatccgatggctcagtgaggcctccattgacagcaagataattaacactttcaatgcccagaaagctactaaagatatatttaaagcagttcatgtgctacagtggttcaaccttaatgttatgaagcgtcgagaatactttttgtgtgccaaaaaaaccaaaataacaactttattcaacaatatctagtgatgggcgatttcaaaacactgcttcatgaagcttcaaagctttacgaatcttttgtttcgaatcagaggTTTGGAGcatgaaagtcacgtgatttcagtaaatgaggcttcgttacgtcataagtgtttcgaaatttcaatggttcacgtgactttggcagtttgattcacggaAGACACATGGATTACTTGGACTATGTCAGTGAAGATcaatatatactgtgtgtatataatatatataatattccaGCTTCATACATTCTTTATGAAATCAATGTACTGTAAGAACTTTCCTAAaatatgccttttttttttttttttttttgccacagcAAAGTTTACAGCGCCATGGCGTGGTTCATGATCCTGAAAAGAAGCAGGTAACTACTTATTGATCAcaaaactgactttttttttcttttgacttGGTCTTTAGGTTGTAACTGACTGGTTGATGTGATATTTAGGGAAGCAAAAGGTGTTGAAAATAACTGCCCTCTTTGTCTCTTTCAGCTGAAGCCCCGCCCAAAACGTTCCCTGGCATCCCGTCTGAGTGGCCACAAACCAAAAAAGAAACGTCAAGCAAAAACTTCAAATTCAGATGAATCTTCAATTCCACATATTAGCCAGTCAGAGACTACCTCTAATCCTCAATTAATAGGTCAGCTGCAATCATTCAGCTCTGAAAGTTTTAAAACGCTAAACGCAGACATCCCAGAAACCCCCCAGAGTTTAAGAAGTTCTGATTTAGAGCCCATCAAATCTGAGTGTGCTGTCAGCAAATCAAAATCTATTTATTCTGAGCTCAACAACGCTGCAAATCCAGTGGTGCACCTTTTAGAACCCCTCTTATTGTAGAGTCCAGTGGTCAGCAGTCAAATTACAGTGAACCCAAATGTTTTAATTTCACCCCACAGGACACAATTTTtaaagcaacttttttttttttttagagactTGTTCCAAAATATGCCACTGTTGCATAAATTTTTATTGTTGCTTTAAGTCTTTTGGCTCCTCTGTAGAGGAGGTATCAGGGGATGTTGGTGTCTCAAAATCAGGTTTTAAATTCTTGTTCGAAGTCTCTGCTTCCTTCTTCTGCAGTTCTTTAGCGGAGGCAAGCCGAAGGACGCACATGGCAGCACGACCCCCACGGACCACAGAGGGTTTTGATACAAAGCCAACAGGCACTGATATCCTCTCCACCATCTGAGTTAAGACTTTGTCCTgttcaggggaaaaaaatgaagaaaatccTGAAATCTAGGTACCAGTGAATTGTACCTGTGTTTTTTGTACCTGTAATTTTCAAAGCATGTTAGGTTAATATTAAAAGCAAATGTAACTGTTTCATTGCTTGTGAATTTAAGTTTATACAATGaatttatgtataaataaactaattatGTGTAAACTTGGATCACTACTGTTTCAAATCCCAATATTTCCAGTATTTAAGCACTGGCTGTGTCCTACTTTAAGGAATGTTCCAGGGTCAAATCAAGCTCTATTGACAACATCTGTGACATGTTAAAGCAAGCAAAAATCATGCAATTACAATGGAATTCTATGGCGCAAGACAATGTAATGGAACAAATGGTAAAATGCTCACATTTCTAGCCACAAGTCTCAACAACGtactagggctgggcggtatatCGAGTTTGTATATCGAGATATATTTTATAGACTGTAATTTTATGGCAATAAAATGGCAATTGCGGCAATACCGTTTAGAATCGTTATAAAGTAGTTTGACACAAGCGCATCTGAAAAATAGCGGAAGACACAGAGTGAGCTGCTGCGCGAAAAGAGCATAATGCAGTTTGTCCTAAACTTGTCTAAGATATAGTTAACGTATAGTTTAGTATTGCTTGCTAAACTCTGCTTGCCC
This Ctenopharyngodon idella isolate HZGC_01 chromosome 5, HZGC01, whole genome shotgun sequence DNA region includes the following protein-coding sequences:
- the gtf3aa gene encoding general transcription factor IIIAa, coding for MTMHENNNNPSATFICSFPDCQASYNKEWKLEAHLCKHTGERPFKCEYNGCSKSFCTKYHLARHTLTHTGDRPYICTEDGCEEGFTTNTNLKKHISRIHRHETKQYICTFEGCGKAFKKNNQLKTHECSHTQLLPLLCSHEGCGRRFSQRGHLKRHEKVHKGYSCTAEGCSFVAKTWTEMTNHNKVHIVRVQCDQCKKTFRDSWFLKQHQHVHSKERVVFHCPRDGCTRSYTTAFNLQSHILSFHEEQRSFICTHPGCEKSFSMKQSLQRHGVVHDPEKKQLKPRPKRSLASRLSGHKPKKKRQAKTSNSDESSIPHISQSETTSNPQLIGQLQSFSSESFKTLNADIPETPQSLRSSDLEPIKSECAVSKSKSIYSELNNAANPVVHLLEPLLL